DNA from Rhodoligotrophos defluvii:
GCCTCCGATCCCCCAGCCTGGACGGGCGTGACGATCGCCGGGAAAAAATAATGAACGGAATGGCCAGCGCGAGGGAGGATTTGCCGCTTGTTTCCCTACCATGACAGCGTCGCGCGCCGTTACCCGCCCGTCATCGTATGGGCGGTCATCGGCATGAACGTCCTCGCGTTCCTCTATCAGATCAGCCTGCCGCCGCGCGTGCTGGACCGGTTCCTGTTCGAGTTCGCGCTGGTGCCCTCGCGCTTCTTCGGGGAACTAAGCCTCGTCGCCCCGTCCGACTGGACCCCGTTCCTGACCAACATCTTCCTGCACGGGGGCTGGCTGCACCTCATCTTGAACATGTGGACGCTCTGGATCTTCGGCCCCGCCGTCGAAGATCGGCTCGGACCGAGTAGATTCACGCTGTTCTATCTGTTCTGTGGTGTGGCGGCCGGACTGGCTCACGCGCTGGCGAACCCCCACTCAGTCGTTCCCGCGCTTGGCGCATCGGGGGCCATCGCGGGCGTGATCGGTTGCTACGCACGCATGTTTCCGGCGGCTCGGCTGGTGGTGATCGTGCCGATTCTGTTCATTCCCCTCTTCTTCGAAGTGCGCGCGGTCATTTTCGCGATGATCTGGTTCTTCATGCAGGTCGTTCCCGGTTTCCTATCGCTCGGCAGCGATCCGGCCACGGGCGGGGTTGCCTGGTGGGCGCATATCGGCGGGTTTCTCGCCGGTTGGCTTGTAACGCCACTCCTGCGAAGGCGCGCCGACGTCTATCGCCACTATTATCGCGACGAGGGCATCTATGGCTTTCTGCCGGATGGCCGACGGGAAGGAGGACAAGGTCCATGGACATAATGCAGCTTTTCTGGCTGTTCTTCATCATTTCGGCGCTGCAGCCGGTTCTGCAGCGCAGATATCTTGAGGCGATGCGCGCACGCAAGATCGCCAGTATCGAGAAGAAGCGTGCCAGTCGCGTCATCCTGCTGATCCATAGGCAGGAGACGATGAACCTGCTGGGATTCCCCCTGATGCGCTACATCGACGTCAATGACTCGGAGGAAGTCCTGCGCGCGATCCAGATGACCGACGATGAAGTGCCACTCGACATCGTGCTGCATACACCGGGCGGCCTTGTGCTGGCGGCAACCCAGATCGCTCGGGCCATTCAGGGCCACAAGGGCAAGGTCACCGTGTTCGTGCCGCATTACGCGATGTCGGGCGGCACGTTGATCGCGCTTGCCGCCGACGAGATCGTGATGTGCGAGCATTCCGTGCTGGGACCCGTCGATCCGCAACTTGGCCAGTTGCCTGCTGCCTCGCTCCTCAAGGTCGTCGCCGAGAAGCCCATCGCCGAGATCGACGACCAGACCCTGATCATGGCCGATGTCGGTCGCAAGGCCATTGCGCAGATCGAGGCATTCGCGAAACGTCTGCTGTCCGACAAGATGGACGAGAACCGCGCGGCGGCGCTGGCGGCGAAGCTGGCGACGGGCACCTGGACCCACGACTATCCCATCTCTGCCGATGAGGCCCGCGACATGGGCCTGCCCGTTGGAACGGACATGCCCAAGGAAATACTGGAGCTGATGACGCTCTATCCGCAGCCGGTTCGGCGCCAGGGCGGTGGCGTGGAATACCTGCCCGAGCCGCGGCAGCGAGAGGCGCGCCGCGCCATATCCACGCGCTGAACGCTTGCATCATTCGGCCGCCGAGCCCGGCTCGTCAACGAAAGGATACAGGATGCCCACGGTCGCTTGCCTGCAGTGCAATTCCACCAACAGGGTGCCGCAAGAGCGCCTGAGCGACAACCCCAATTGCGGACGCTGCGGCGCGCCTCTCTTTCAAGGCATGCCCGTCACGCTCACCGCGGGTAATTTTGACCGCCATGCGAATGCCGAACTGCCAATGCTGGTCGATTTCTGGGCCGAGTGGTGCGGGCCATGCAAGATGATGGCGCCCCAGTTCGAGGCGGCGGCGCGCTCGCTCGAACCCCATGTCCGCCTGGGCAAGCTCGACACCGAGGCCGAACAGCAGATTGCCGGCCGCTACGGGATCCGCGGCATTCCCACCATGATCCTGTTCAGGAGCGGCAAGGAAATCGCGAGGACGAGCGGTGCAATGCCTGCCGCGCAGATAGCGCAGTGGGCGCGCTCGCATGTCTAGAGGTTACAGGTAGCGGCCTTCCCTGCGCCATGCCATCAGGAGAAGAACATGCATGGCGTGACCGGATTTGTCGAGAGTGCGGCCTTGTTGGTCTTTGCCGCGTTCGTGCTCGTGACGATATGTTCACGGATTGGCGTGCCCAGCATTGTCGGTTACATTCTTGCCGGTATAGTCATTGGACCCGCCGGCCTCGGCCTGATTGCCGAAAACGCTGCCCTTAGCAGCATTGGCGAGATCGGAGTGGTGCTGCTGCTGTTCGCGCTTGGCCTGGAATTCTCGTTCGAGAAGCTCGTAAGGCTCAGGATGCATGTCTTCGGTCTTGGAGCCGTGCAGGTTGCAGTCACGACGATAACGGTGTCGTTGATAGCGAGTCTGATCTTCGATCTCGCGCCCGTCCCCGCAATCCTCATCGGCGGGGCCGTTGCCATGTCATCCACGGCCATGTGCCTCAAGGTGCTCGCAAGCGCGAACGCTCTGGGATCGGCCCAAGGACGCCTGGCCATTGCGGTGCTTCTGTTTCAAGACTTGGCAGCTGTCGCATTCCTGCTTCTGCACGATTCGATGAGTGGAGCCGCCGAAGGGTATGGCGTGATAACGGTCGTCGCCAGTGCAACGGCATTGGTTGCAGCTCTGTTCATTGCCCGTGGCCCGTTGCAGTTGCTGGCCCGTTGGGTAGCGTCGCGTGGCGATCCGGAACTTGCCCAGCTTCTCGCGCTCACCATTGCGCTAGGGCGTGTTGACAAAAGGGATTCACCGGGCGCGGTGATCGTGATTCAAGCTGGTATCTGCAATGGAGACCAGCGTGGCACGAAACCTGATGTCGAACGACGAGTGGGCGTTCTTTGAACGCTTCATCCTGGCTGTCCGTTCTCCGAACGGCCGCAAGCCCACGAACCATCGGCTTGTTCTGGATGGGATTTTCTGGATCGCCCGAACGGGGTCGCCCTGGCGCGACCTGCCGGAAGAGTTCGGCAAATGGTCGTCTGTCTATCGGCAGTTCCGGCGCTGGACGTTGGCGGGGCTGTGGGAACAGATCCTGGAGGCGCTGAACGAGAGCCGGATCGTGCCGGATGCGCTGCAGATGATCGACAGCACCGTGGTTCGCGCTCATCATCAGGCAGCGGGCGCAAAAGGGGGACTCCGCGCCAAGGTTTCGGCCGCTCGCGAGGTGGCTTCACGACCAAGATCCATCTGCGGGTCAATGCGGCAGGCCTGCCCATGAGAACCGAGATCACGGCCGGGCAGACATCGGACTACCTCGGCTTCGATCTGGTCATGGCTGACAACCTGCCCGAGCCAAGCGTTCTGCTCGCAGACCGCGGCTACGACTCCGACAACATCCGCAAGACCATGGAGGTGCGCGACGTGGTGCCGGTCATCCCCATGCGCAAAACCCGGAAGCTACGGGTCGCCGTTGACCGCAGGCTCTACCGCCTGCGCAATCTCGTTGAGCGGTGCTTCAACAAGCTCAAGAATGCCCGTCGCGTCGCCACCCGCTACGACAAGACCGCCGAAAGCTTCCTGGGCTTCATCGACATCACGTCGATCCGCCTCTGGCTCCGCCATTTGTCAACATGACCTATTTCACAAGGCGAAGGTGTGGAGAGCTTGATGGTAGCGGATGCAATGCCCGCACATCTTCTTCACTCGAACGAAGCGCCTCGGCGAGGTCGGATAAACCATATCCAAGATCTTCGAGATGTAGTCGCACGATCTCCGGCAATACCGTCGGCATCTCAACCCTGAGGTCGAGTTCAGGCGGCTCGGCGCGGCGATAACCCATCGCGCTCATCTGCCGCCACAGGTACTGGCTCTGGTTCTCGGTAATGGCTCCAATTGCATTTGCCCGGTAGAGCAGTGCTGCCATGGACACGCGCCAAACCGGTTTCAGCGCAGCGAGTTGCTGTATCGAGAGACGTCGACCAGAGAGGTGGGGGCGAATATCGCGCGCGGGCATAAGCAGCGCTGACGCAAAATCGTTGGCCTCGTTCTCCATTTGCGGAGATGGGACCTGATGCATCACAACATGGCCGAGTTCGTGTGCCAAACTGAACCGCTGGCGATCCGCAGGCATATTCCGGTTCAGGAAAATGCATGGCGGCATGTCTGGTATCTGAACGGTAAAACCATCAACCTTGAGGGCGGCAAAGTCACAATGGACGACGATGCATCCTGCTCGCTCCACCCACGCCACCAGATCGCGGATCGGTCCAGATGGTACGAGCCACGTTCGCCTTATTAGATCGGCAATTCGTTCCGGGTCGCCGCCGTATTCGTCAACATCGAGGCGGGGAAGCGAAAGCTCAGGTTCAAGTTCGGCAGCATCGAGTAGCCGGCGAATGTGCAAAATCCTGATGTTCAGTTCGGCTTCAAGACGCTCGATTGCTTTCTGTCCGACGCTCGCGCGTTTCCTGTATTGGACGCTCATCGGCAAACCGATAACCCTGTCGTTCTGAAAGAAGAAATCTATAGGGAAGCGCAGAGCTGCACTGACGTTGGTCAGCACATCATCAGTCGGACCGATCAGTCCGTTCTCGAGCTTTGATAGATTGGCCTGAGAAACCCCCGAGCGCTTGGACAGTTCGGTTTGACTCCATCCTCGCGCCTGCCGCGCTATTCGCAGCAGATCCTGATTGAATTCGGCTGACATCATTCTTGCCGCTTCTTGCGGTCGTCCGAAGCGCCCTTGAGTTTAACGATCTTCGCGGCGGGCCGCTCGGGTTGCGGCTCGGACATCGGCAACGGCACCACCGCTTCGCTCGCATCCAGCAGGCTGTATTCCCAGGCGACCGAATCACCATTGCGAGCAACGACGCATACGTCTTCGACCTGCGTTTCGAGCCTGTTCAGCTTGTAGACGACCTCGACACGCTGCACTTCCGGCAGACCGAAGAGGTCCTGTTCATGATCATGGAAAGCGAGCGCAAGCTGCGTAGCAACATTCGAGGTGCGGCCCGTCGCGTCGGCTTTCTTGAACCGAAACAGGACCTCGTTCCGAACGAGGAACTTCATCGTCTCATTGCCATCGATCACGTGGACAGCATCGTGGCCCATCAACGTGGTTTGAGCCCGGTCGATTATCTGTTCCCAGACGAAGTTGGCGCGACTGCGTTTGCATCGCCATATGCCAACGAAGCCGCTTGCCAGCCAATCGTCCCATGCGTGAAGGACGGCTGAGACGATGTGGTCGCGGATTTCGTCCAGTATAGGACGCACTGTGGTTTGGCTGGGAATTGACAAGCTCGAGCCTCGCTATTTTCGTTTAGAATACCGAGGGGATTTTACGAAATCAAGATCAAATTATTCACGTGACCATTCAGGAGGGGGCGACCAGGCAGTTCGGCCTAACTCGGAAACTGATGAGACAGGGCAAACGGAGGCACAATCATCTACCGCCCTCACCGAGCGAGGCCGCGATGTCGCTGATCGAGCGAAGCAGGACCAGGGGATCATCCCTGGACGGCTCAAAGCCGCGCCGCCTCCAGAACTCGGCCGCCTCCCCGTCGACGGCGTTGACCATCAAGGCCCGCCCGCCGATCAGGTATGCGGCCTGAACGCAGCGCTGGAGAGCATGCTTCACAAGGCCGGTCCCGATGCCCAGCCCCGCCCATCCGGTGTNTCACGGCAAAGGAGGAAGCGCTCCTCCTGATGCGGATGGGAGCCAAGTTTTGAAAGTCGCGATCTACGCCCGCTATTCTTCCGACAATCAACGCGACGCTTCCATCGCCGACCAGTTCCGCATGTGCCGCCTCCATGCAGAGAAGCAGGGTTGGCATATCGTCGAGGAGTATTCCGACCACGCGATCTCCGGCGCGTCGCTGATCCGCCCGGGCATCCAGGCGCTCATGGCCGACGCTATGGGTGGCCGCTTTGACCTGATCCTCGCCGAGGCGATGGACCGCCTCTCGCGCGACCAGGAAGACATCGCGGGCATCTTCAAGCGCATGTCCTATGCGGACGTGAAGATGTTCACCCTGTCGGAAGGCGAGGTGACGCACCTGCATGTCGGGCTCAAGGGCACGATGAATGCGCTGTTCCTGAAGGATCTGGCCGACAAGACCCGCCGCGGGCAGCGCGGCCGGGTCGAGGCAGGCAAATCGGGCGGCGGAAACGCCTATGGCTACGATGTGGTCAAAAAGCTCGATGCGAACGGCGAACCGATCCGCGGCGATCGCACCATCAACGAATTCCAGGCCGAAGTCGTGCGCCGCATCTTCCGCGACTATGCCGCCGGCAAATCGGCCAAGACCATCGCCTTCGCCCTGAACAAGGAAGGCATTCCCGCTCCGTCAGGCGGCGACTGGGGGTTCAGCACGATCAACGGCAATCCGAAGCGCGGCAACGGCATCCTCAACAACGAGATGTATGTCGGCAAGATCGTCTGGAACCGCCAGCGCTTCGTCAAGGATCCGGAGACCGGCAAGCGGCAGGCCCGCCCCAACCCGGAAGAGGAATGGGTCATCCAGGAAACGCCGGAGCTGCGCATCCTCGATGACGATCTCTGGAACGCCGTGAAGGCGCGGCAGGAAAAGAACAAGATCGCCCGGAAGGAAAACGGCGAGGCCGATCTCTCCCGGATCAATACCCGCCGCCGCCCCAAATACCTCTTCTCGGGACTGACCAAATGTACCTGCTGTGGTGGCGGCTATTCCGCGATCTCGGCGACGCTGATCGGATGTGCGACGGCGCGCAACAAGGGGACCTGCGACAACCGGGTCAACATCCGCCGCGACGAGCTGGAATCGCGTGTGCTGAACGCACTGCGTACCAAACTCGTCGATCCGGAGCTCTTCGCCCATTTCTGCGATGTCTTCACGCAGGAGATGAACCGGCTGCGCATGGAGGGCCGCGCCGAGATCGCGTCGGCCGAGGCGAAGATTGCGAGGATCGATCGGGAACTCGAGACCCTACTCAATCTGATTCTGAAGGGTGGCGCCGCTGACGCGCTCAACGCGAAGATGGTGACGCTGGAGAAGCGTAAGAAGGAACTAGAACTGTTCCTGGCCGAAGCCGACGAGCCGCCACCGCTGCTGCACCCAAGCATGGCACTGCAATACCGCAAGCGGGTCCAACAGCTTTACGACGCCCTGCAGGACGACGACGAGGGGAAGCGGATCGAGGCCGCAGACACGCTGCGCTCGCTCGTGGATCAGATCGTGCTGACGCCGGTCGACGGCAAGGTGGAGATCGACGTTCAGGGCGATCTCGCTGGAATCCTTACGATTTCCACGCAAAGGAAAAACCCCGCAGCGGGCGCTACGG
Protein-coding regions in this window:
- the trxC gene encoding thioredoxin TrxC, which gives rise to MPTVACLQCNSTNRVPQERLSDNPNCGRCGAPLFQGMPVTLTAGNFDRHANAELPMLVDFWAEWCGPCKMMAPQFEAAARSLEPHVRLGKLDTEAEQQIAGRYGIRGIPTMILFRSGKEIARTSGAMPAAQIAQWARSHV
- a CDS encoding cation:proton antiporter, coding for MHGVTGFVESAALLVFAAFVLVTICSRIGVPSIVGYILAGIVIGPAGLGLIAENAALSSIGEIGVVLLLFALGLEFSFEKLVRLRMHVFGLGAVQVAVTTITVSLIASLIFDLAPVPAILIGGAVAMSSTAMCLKVLASANALGSAQGRLAIAVLLFQDLAAVAFLLLHDSMSGAAEGYGVITVVASATALVAALFIARGPLQLLARWVASRGDPELAQLLALTIALGRVDKRDSPGAVIVIQAGICNGDQRGTKPDVERRVGVL
- a CDS encoding helix-turn-helix domain-containing protein; amino-acid sequence: MMSAEFNQDLLRIARQARGWSQTELSKRSGVSQANLSKLENGLIGPTDDVLTNVSAALRFPIDFFFQNDRVIGLPMSVQYRKRASVGQKAIERLEAELNIRILHIRRLLDAAELEPELSLPRLDVDEYGGDPERIADLIRRTWLVPSGPIRDLVAWVERAGCIVVHCDFAALKVDGFTVQIPDMPPCIFLNRNMPADRQRFSLAHELGHVVMHQVPSPQMENEANDFASALLMPARDIRPHLSGRRLSIQQLAALKPVWRVSMAALLYRANAIGAITENQSQYLWRQMSAMGYRRAEPPELDLRVEMPTVLPEIVRLHLEDLGYGLSDLAEALRSSEEDVRALHPLPSSSPHLRLVK
- a CDS encoding SDH family Clp fold serine proteinase — translated: MDIMQLFWLFFIISALQPVLQRRYLEAMRARKIASIEKKRASRVILLIHRQETMNLLGFPLMRYIDVNDSEEVLRAIQMTDDEVPLDIVLHTPGGLVLAATQIARAIQGHKGKVTVFVPHYAMSGGTLIALAADEIVMCEHSVLGPVDPQLGQLPAASLLKVVAEKPIAEIDDQTLIMADVGRKAIAQIEAFAKRLLSDKMDENRAAALAAKLATGTWTHDYPISADEARDMGLPVGTDMPKEILELMTLYPQPVRRQGGGVEYLPEPRQREARRAISTR
- a CDS encoding rhomboid family intramembrane serine protease — protein: MFPYHDSVARRYPPVIVWAVIGMNVLAFLYQISLPPRVLDRFLFEFALVPSRFFGELSLVAPSDWTPFLTNIFLHGGWLHLILNMWTLWIFGPAVEDRLGPSRFTLFYLFCGVAAGLAHALANPHSVVPALGASGAIAGVIGCYARMFPAARLVVIVPILFIPLFFEVRAVIFAMIWFFMQVVPGFLSLGSDPATGGVAWWAHIGGFLAGWLVTPLLRRRADVYRHYYRDEGIYGFLPDGRREGGQGPWT